ACCGATTTGTCGGCATGAAGAGCCGTGGCGTCTACGAATCACCCGGCATGACCGTGCTGTACGACGCGTTGATGTACATCGAACAACTGACGATGGATCGCGACCTGATGCACCTTCGCGACCGGATGGCTCCCGAAGTCGCAGAGATGGTTTACTACGGTTTCTGGTACACACCCAAGATGGACGCGTTGATGTCGTTCATCGAAACGGCCCAGCGCCCCGTCACCGGCGAAGTCACGCTGCAGCTCTACAAAGGCAACATCATGGTGTCTTCGCGAACCAGCCCAAACAGCTTGTACGACGAAGAAATCGCGACCATGGAAGGCGGCGGCTCGTACAACCAAGACGACGCCGAAGGATTCCTGCGAATCCAAGGCTTGCCTTCGCGAGTCCAAGGCCGCGTTTCACCACGCAAGTTCTAATTTGCGACCGAGATTCATTTGACGGCGGCTGAGTCCGCGATCAATCAACGCAAACGGCGAGGTTTATCCCTCGCCGTTTTTTTGTCGCTGAAACGTTTCCATACCAAAGTGTTTCAGTTCAAAGACGACAGCGAGTGCCTCAATAAACTCATCGTTCTGTCGAGGCCCATTCGTCCAACACGTCATCGGGCAGTGGCTCGCCGCCGGCAGGAGAGATCAACGCCTGAACGGTCAACGGCGGTGTCGTATCTGGCAGGAAATACCCCCTGCCATCCACGGTCGCAACGCAAACGCCACCTTCGGTTGCTCCGCCAAGTCCATTTCCGGATGGGGCGTTGATGAGACCGCCAATCGATGCGACATCTAAATCGTAAGGCTCCATCCACGACTCGGTCATGGAATTCATCTGACCTTCCGCCAACAGGATTGTCTTTGCGGCTCCGTCGGTCACCTGCCTGGGCCCCATCGGCCCGGTACTGGGAAACAAAGTTCCAGCCCCCGTCACCAAATGGTAGACAGTCCCGGCCCCCCAACCGCTACTCTCAGGATGCCGGTAGACCGCAGGAATTTGCCAGGAGAGCTGCTGATTCTCGCCCTCGTTCCACGGCACGCCCTTGTCGATCTGACTGAACAGAGCATCCTCGTCGAGGTAAGGCAGGATCGTCACTCGCCATGAATGCAACTTTCGTCCCGTGCCATCCGTGGTGTATGGGGCAGGGTAGACACCGTGATCGGTGGCGTAAGCGTTCAACGCGGTCGCGATCTTTTCCATGTTCTTGATGCTGCTCAATCGCTGACGCCCCGTGCGAATCTTCTTGGCCGTCCGACTTCCGACCTGGATTGCCGCGATCAAACCGGCTCCGATGAGCAACAACGCCAACCCAGCCGCGACGAACCAAATTGCCGATCGTTTTCGATTCGTAGGCCGACTTCCCTGTCGCCGCGCACCAGCGAATACAGGCATTGTGATTTCGCGACCACACACGACGCAGTCACCGGTGCGTCCGCTGAATTCATCTTCGACTTCGGTTTGCGATTGGCAGTGTGGGCAAGTGAACAG
The nucleotide sequence above comes from Rhodopirellula bahusiensis. Encoded proteins:
- a CDS encoding DUF1559 family PulG-like putative transporter, with translation MTFLFTCPHCQSQTEVEDEFSGRTGDCVVCGREITMPVFAGARRQGSRPTNRKRSAIWFVAAGLALLLIGAGLIAAIQVGSRTAKKIRTGRQRLSSIKNMEKIATALNAYATDHGVYPAPYTTDGTGRKLHSWRVTILPYLDEDALFSQIDKGVPWNEGENQQLSWQIPAVYRHPESSGWGAGTVYHLVTGAGTLFPSTGPMGPRQVTDGAAKTILLAEGQMNSMTESWMEPYDLDVASIGGLINAPSGNGLGGATEGGVCVATVDGRGYFLPDTTPPLTVQALISPAGGEPLPDDVLDEWASTER